One Halolamina litorea genomic window carries:
- a CDS encoding DUF7313 family protein, which yields MSPLQFAVPVGALESVAGELPYAILAFIVLSLVTRHFEYSSHERAVDDGAESLSRSVPHVVVSALAVAASFLYMIVHPHSGMVISVLVTGTVLTDFFEFESRLVEARNDLELERPKAAIAAGLLSLGYAAYISLFWIVREQWVSIV from the coding sequence ATGAGCCCACTGCAGTTCGCCGTCCCGGTCGGGGCGCTCGAATCGGTCGCCGGGGAGTTGCCCTACGCGATTCTGGCGTTCATCGTCCTGAGCCTCGTGACGCGACACTTCGAGTACAGTAGCCACGAGCGCGCCGTCGACGATGGTGCCGAGTCGCTGAGTCGCTCGGTCCCCCACGTCGTCGTCTCGGCGCTGGCGGTCGCCGCCTCGTTCCTGTACATGATCGTCCACCCGCACTCGGGGATGGTGATATCCGTGCTCGTCACCGGGACGGTGCTGACGGACTTCTTCGAGTTCGAGTCCCGACTGGTGGAGGCACGCAACGACCTCGAACTGGAACGGCCGAAGGCCGCGATCGCGGCAGGCCTGCTCTCGCTCGGCTACGCCGCCTACATCTCCCTGTTCTGGATCGTTCGGGAACAGTGGGTCTCCATCGTCTGA
- a CDS encoding M28 family peptidase: protein MADWIAETFRSDAGWDHLETLVDIGNRMAGQPGEMAGLEATRDALADAGARDARVETFDLQGWVRGDSSVTTPETIEESIGLPRSPAGDVSAELIDLGAGLPEDFERADVEGKVVLVTSDVPSYFDRYIHRTEKYHYAVEGGAAAFVYANHVPGQLPPTGSVGGSDGGPIGDIPAVGVSSETGARLARRFDGADVTVSVDCETPDAESGNAVAELGPDTEEYVILSSHVDAHDIAEGARDNGAGTATIVEVAKALAAREDELDTRVKCIAYGAEEVGLVGSEVEAENADLEAIKAIVNVDSNMGDRTLELTTHRFDELDAAAGRVAERFDHPIATVPRTVPHSDHWPFVRWGVPGYMVSSKSESAGRGWGHTSADTLDKLEARTLREQSILLTELVVEVADGSVEIPHEEPETMADYLKQEDQAIGMKKTGGWPYDFE, encoded by the coding sequence ATGGCAGACTGGATCGCGGAGACGTTCCGAAGCGACGCCGGCTGGGACCACCTCGAGACGCTGGTCGACATCGGCAACCGCATGGCGGGCCAGCCCGGCGAGATGGCGGGTCTCGAAGCGACACGCGACGCGCTCGCCGACGCCGGCGCCCGCGACGCTCGTGTCGAGACGTTCGACCTCCAGGGCTGGGTCCGGGGCGACAGCTCCGTCACGACCCCCGAGACGATCGAGGAGTCGATCGGACTCCCGCGCAGCCCCGCCGGCGACGTGAGCGCCGAACTGATCGACCTCGGTGCGGGCCTCCCCGAGGACTTCGAGCGCGCCGACGTGGAAGGGAAGGTCGTCCTCGTCACCTCCGACGTACCGAGCTACTTCGACCGGTACATCCATCGGACGGAGAAGTACCACTACGCCGTCGAGGGCGGCGCGGCGGCGTTCGTCTACGCGAACCACGTCCCCGGTCAGCTTCCCCCCACGGGGAGCGTCGGCGGCAGCGATGGTGGCCCCATCGGCGACATCCCCGCGGTCGGCGTGTCGTCCGAAACCGGTGCCCGACTCGCGCGCCGGTTCGACGGCGCCGACGTGACCGTCTCCGTCGACTGTGAGACGCCCGACGCCGAGTCGGGGAACGCGGTGGCCGAACTCGGCCCCGACACCGAGGAGTACGTCATCCTCTCGAGCCACGTCGACGCCCACGACATCGCCGAGGGCGCGCGTGACAACGGCGCCGGGACCGCGACCATCGTCGAGGTCGCCAAGGCACTGGCCGCCCGTGAGGACGAACTGGACACCCGCGTGAAGTGTATCGCCTACGGCGCCGAGGAGGTCGGCTTGGTCGGCTCCGAGGTCGAGGCCGAGAACGCGGACCTGGAGGCGATCAAGGCCATCGTCAACGTCGACTCCAACATGGGCGACCGGACGCTCGAACTCACCACCCACCGCTTCGACGAACTCGACGCGGCCGCCGGGCGGGTCGCCGAGCGCTTCGACCACCCGATCGCCACGGTTCCACGGACGGTCCCCCACTCCGACCACTGGCCGTTCGTCCGCTGGGGCGTCCCGGGGTACATGGTGTCGAGCAAGTCCGAGAGCGCCGGTCGGGGCTGGGGCCACACCAGCGCCGACACGCTCGACAAGCTCGAGGCCCGCACGCTGCGCGAGCAGTCGATCCTGCTCACCGAACTGGTCGTGGAAGTCGCCGACGGCAGCGTGGAGATCCCTCACGAGGAGCCAGAGACGATGGCTGACTACCTGAAACAGGAGGACCAAGCGATCGGGATGAAGAAGACCGGCGGCTGGCCCTACGACTTCGAGTAG
- a CDS encoding NAD(P)/FAD-dependent oxidoreductase, with protein MTEIAVVGAGLAGLVAARRLADAGHDVTLFEERETVGGRVRTREVEGFTCDRGFQVLFDAYPAVQEELDLAALSLRAFAPGGTICRPDSRSTLSDPFRDLGSLLPSAFSREVTLGDKLRTLRLRRGLTRGDWPEFGTPDRSIRALLQDEGFSEEFVENFAAPLYGGITLDRSLATSANVFEYTFRAMSLGRIVVPAEGMAAIPEQLAERARDSGVEVLTGVGVDAVDAADDRVHLDTEDGSVEADAVVVAADPPTAKRLTGVDSIPTEGAGVVTQHYRLPGPALDAGTRIMLNAGDARPNTVAQLTAVAPEYGDGSDDQLLVASFVDEGAQDRSSGDLASDTREALASWYPERDVTGLEPIATDRIPFAQFAQPPGAHARLPDTRDPAGPVYLAGDYTQWSSIQGALQSGRVAAEAVDADQSD; from the coding sequence ATGACCGAAATCGCCGTCGTCGGTGCCGGGTTGGCCGGGCTTGTCGCCGCCCGCCGACTCGCCGACGCGGGCCACGACGTGACGCTGTTCGAGGAACGCGAGACCGTCGGCGGCCGGGTCCGGACCCGGGAGGTCGAGGGGTTCACCTGCGACCGCGGCTTTCAGGTGCTGTTCGACGCGTACCCGGCGGTTCAGGAGGAACTTGACCTCGCCGCCCTCTCCCTGCGAGCGTTCGCCCCCGGCGGCACCATCTGCCGTCCGGACAGCCGATCGACCCTCTCCGACCCGTTCCGTGACCTCGGGTCGCTCCTCCCCTCGGCGTTCTCCCGGGAGGTCACGCTGGGGGACAAACTCCGGACGCTCCGCCTCCGTCGGGGGCTGACCCGGGGTGACTGGCCCGAGTTCGGCACCCCGGACCGCTCGATCCGGGCGCTCCTGCAGGACGAGGGGTTCTCCGAGGAGTTCGTCGAGAACTTCGCGGCGCCGCTGTACGGCGGGATCACGCTCGACCGCTCGCTGGCGACCTCCGCGAACGTCTTCGAGTACACGTTCCGTGCGATGTCGCTCGGACGCATCGTCGTCCCCGCCGAGGGGATGGCGGCGATCCCCGAGCAGTTGGCCGAACGCGCCCGCGATTCCGGGGTTGAAGTACTGACCGGCGTCGGCGTCGACGCCGTCGACGCGGCGGACGACAGGGTGCATCTCGACACGGAGGACGGTTCCGTCGAGGCCGACGCTGTGGTCGTCGCCGCCGACCCGCCGACCGCGAAGCGGCTCACCGGCGTCGACTCGATTCCGACCGAGGGTGCCGGCGTCGTTACGCAGCATTACCGACTCCCCGGACCAGCGCTCGACGCCGGTACCCGGATCATGCTCAACGCCGGGGACGCGCGGCCCAACACCGTCGCCCAGCTTACCGCTGTCGCGCCGGAGTACGGCGACGGGAGCGACGATCAACTGCTCGTCGCGTCGTTCGTCGACGAGGGGGCACAGGACCGTTCGTCGGGCGACCTCGCGAGTGACACCCGCGAAGCGCTCGCCTCGTGGTACCCCGAGCGTGACGTGACGGGGCTGGAACCGATCGCGACCGACCGTATCCCGTTCGCGCAGTTCGCTCAGCCGCCGGGAGCCCACGCACGACTGCCCGACACCCGTGACCCCGCGGGACCAGTCTACCTCGCCGGCGACTACACCCAGTGGTCCTCGATCCAGGGGGCCTTGCAGAGCGGCCGAGTCGCCGCCGAAGCCGTCGACGCCGATCAGTCGGACTGA
- a CDS encoding MarR family transcriptional regulator: MTDALADKRTASRFRILAEIADRQPAVSQGEIADAVGVTSQAVSEYIRELVDDGLVEKEGRSRYRVTKEGVDWLFREAKSLRRYVDHVTDDVLESLQEDAAVAVEAIEAGEPVSLSLQNGLLHATPGDEGPATGVATTDAEAGTDVGVTGFEGVIDMAPGTVTVFQVPPVRAGGSRGVDEAALAELCSAADLVLASGVEAVVTLRGIDHPPAVAAAAGEVAAEAAGRGQEVVVAVTRDEVGRVTDALRDGETEYVVEGN; encoded by the coding sequence ATGACTGACGCGCTGGCGGACAAACGCACTGCGAGCCGCTTTCGCATCCTCGCCGAGATCGCCGACCGCCAGCCGGCGGTGAGTCAGGGCGAGATCGCCGACGCCGTCGGCGTCACGAGTCAGGCGGTCAGCGAGTACATCCGTGAACTGGTCGACGACGGCCTCGTCGAGAAGGAGGGCCGCTCGCGCTACCGCGTGACCAAGGAGGGCGTGGATTGGCTGTTCCGCGAAGCTAAATCGCTCCGGCGGTACGTCGACCACGTCACCGACGACGTACTGGAGAGCCTGCAGGAGGACGCCGCCGTCGCCGTCGAAGCGATCGAAGCCGGCGAACCGGTCTCGCTCTCGCTCCAAAACGGACTGCTCCACGCGACGCCCGGCGACGAGGGGCCGGCGACTGGTGTAGCGACTACCGACGCGGAGGCCGGCACCGACGTCGGCGTGACGGGGTTCGAGGGCGTGATCGACATGGCACCCGGCACCGTCACGGTGTTTCAGGTGCCGCCGGTCCGGGCCGGCGGGAGCCGCGGCGTCGACGAGGCGGCGCTGGCGGAACTCTGTTCGGCGGCTGACCTCGTCCTCGCCAGCGGGGTCGAAGCAGTCGTCACGCTCCGCGGGATCGACCACCCGCCGGCCGTCGCTGCCGCCGCCGGCGAGGTGGCCGCGGAGGCGGCCGGGCGCGGGCAGGAGGTCGTCGTCGCCGTCACCCGCGACGAGGTCGGTCGCGTCACCGACGCGCTCCGCGACGGCGAGACGGAGTACGTCGTCGAGGGGAACTGA
- a CDS encoding amphi-Trp domain-containing protein: MPETVLFKSESVRSREEIAEYLHSVADSLAAGGEVTLSSATESVAIDPPERAEFEVKVEREGHPDNPEKSIELEIEWHEGAEGDADGDLRIE, encoded by the coding sequence ATGCCCGAGACAGTCCTGTTCAAATCCGAGAGCGTTCGGAGCCGTGAGGAGATCGCCGAATACCTGCACAGCGTCGCTGACTCCCTCGCAGCAGGCGGGGAGGTAACCCTCAGTTCCGCGACTGAGTCGGTAGCGATCGACCCGCCGGAGCGAGCGGAGTTCGAGGTAAAAGTCGAGCGCGAGGGCCACCCCGACAACCCCGAGAAGAGCATCGAGTTGGAGATCGAGTGGCACGAGGGTGCCGAGGGCGACGCGGACGGCGACCTCCGGATCGAGTGA
- a CDS encoding J domain-containing protein codes for MPPQDARVLSTLPSWLLSGLLLGVAASVVIAVVFVLGERYIPDPEPDSSGRRVGAAERQRAEIRAVFRRADEPFLEDYGLGTTRVAFYLPDRDVAITFDPRAYLRLADGETHVVLCEYEMPGSMIGRLLPFDLGIDADRRTASGRDRGRSRSRSRRADRDPWASRERENPIDDAFDTLGLGRDADAEAVSAAYRDQVKEVHPDHGGSQEEFQRLQEAYSTAKEHAD; via the coding sequence ATGCCGCCCCAAGACGCGCGCGTGCTCTCGACCCTGCCGTCGTGGCTCCTGTCCGGGCTCCTGTTGGGGGTAGCTGCGTCGGTCGTGATCGCTGTGGTGTTCGTCCTCGGGGAGCGCTACATTCCCGACCCCGAACCCGACTCCAGCGGTCGCCGTGTCGGCGCCGCCGAGCGCCAACGTGCCGAGATCCGGGCGGTGTTCCGGCGCGCCGACGAGCCGTTCCTCGAGGACTACGGACTCGGCACCACGCGGGTGGCGTTCTACCTCCCCGACCGGGACGTAGCGATCACGTTCGACCCGCGGGCGTACCTCCGACTGGCAGACGGCGAGACGCACGTGGTGCTCTGTGAGTACGAGATGCCGGGGTCGATGATCGGCCGCCTCCTCCCGTTCGACCTCGGTATCGACGCCGACCGACGGACAGCGTCGGGGCGGGACCGGGGGCGGAGTCGGAGTCGAAGCCGACGGGCGGACCGCGACCCCTGGGCGAGCAGGGAGCGTGAGAACCCCATCGACGACGCCTTCGACACGCTCGGACTCGGGCGCGACGCCGACGCCGAGGCGGTCAGCGCGGCGTATCGCGACCAGGTCAAGGAGGTCCACCCGGACCACGGCGGCAGTCAGGAGGAGTTCCAGCGGCTTCAGGAGGCCTACAGCACCGCGAAGGAGCACGCCGACTGA
- a CDS encoding S9 family peptidase yields MTTYDIERYLNIRSAYGGSFAPDGERLAFLMNTTGTAQVWTVDGPGEWPVQRTFYDDRVTFVDYSPEREELAFGKDQGGDERAQLYTLNTETGEITNRTRRAGAKHRWGGWDSDGERFAFASNRRDHEVFDIYVQDRDGTGDDAELVHEGEGWLSLSGWSPEDDRLIVHEAHSSFDHDVHVLDVTDGGISHVTPHDGRARFSSVEWGPDGNSLYLVTDHNSDTLQLERLDLSTGGFTVVEDGGEWNVDGVSIDEESRRVAYSRNVDGYTALTVGELVDADRIDPNESPSFPEGVIGGVSWGPDGERYATTVTASSDNANVHVADARTGESARWTNAATAGIPRDTFVEPQLVHVPSFDGREVPGFFSVPEDAEGEVPVIVDIHGGPESQRRPSFSTVKQYFLNNGYAVFEPNVRGSSGYGKEYASLDDVRNRMDSVKDLKAGVEWLQEHPDADADRIVAYGGSYGGFMVLSAMTEYPDLWAAGVDVVGIANFVTFLENTSDWRRSLREAEYGSLEDDREFLEEISPSNNIEHIAAPLFVLHGENDPRVPVSEAEQIVEDAREQGVPVRKLIFPDEGHGFSKLENRIEAYSAVVEFLDEHV; encoded by the coding sequence GTGACAACCTACGACATCGAGCGGTACCTCAACATCCGGAGCGCGTACGGTGGCTCGTTCGCCCCCGACGGCGAGCGGCTGGCGTTCCTGATGAACACGACCGGTACCGCACAGGTCTGGACCGTCGACGGGCCCGGCGAGTGGCCCGTTCAGCGAACGTTCTACGACGACCGGGTGACGTTCGTCGACTACTCCCCCGAGCGCGAGGAACTCGCGTTCGGCAAGGACCAGGGCGGCGACGAGCGCGCCCAACTCTACACGCTGAACACCGAGACCGGCGAGATCACCAACCGGACCCGCAGAGCCGGCGCCAAACACCGCTGGGGCGGCTGGGACAGCGACGGCGAGCGCTTCGCGTTCGCCTCGAACCGCCGGGACCACGAGGTGTTCGACATCTACGTCCAGGACCGCGACGGCACCGGTGACGACGCCGAACTGGTCCACGAAGGGGAGGGCTGGCTCAGCCTCTCGGGCTGGTCGCCCGAGGACGACCGGCTGATCGTCCACGAGGCCCACTCCAGCTTCGACCACGACGTACACGTCCTCGACGTGACCGACGGCGGCATCAGCCACGTCACGCCCCACGACGGCCGCGCCCGGTTCAGCAGCGTCGAGTGGGGGCCGGACGGCAACTCGCTGTACCTGGTCACCGATCACAACTCCGATACGCTCCAACTCGAACGGCTCGACCTCTCTACCGGCGGCTTCACCGTCGTCGAGGACGGTGGCGAGTGGAACGTCGACGGCGTCTCCATCGACGAGGAGAGCCGCCGGGTCGCGTACTCGCGCAACGTCGACGGCTACACCGCCCTCACGGTCGGGGAACTCGTCGACGCCGACCGGATCGACCCCAACGAGTCACCCTCGTTCCCGGAGGGCGTCATCGGCGGCGTCTCGTGGGGCCCCGACGGCGAGCGCTACGCCACAACCGTCACGGCCAGCAGCGACAACGCCAACGTCCACGTCGCCGACGCCCGCACCGGCGAGAGCGCACGCTGGACGAACGCCGCGACGGCGGGTATCCCACGGGACACGTTCGTCGAGCCCCAACTGGTCCACGTCCCCAGCTTCGACGGTCGGGAGGTCCCCGGCTTCTTCTCGGTACCGGAGGACGCCGAGGGCGAAGTGCCGGTCATCGTCGACATCCACGGCGGCCCCGAGAGCCAGCGACGGCCCTCCTTCAGCACCGTCAAGCAGTACTTCCTCAACAACGGCTACGCGGTGTTCGAGCCCAACGTCCGGGGCTCCTCGGGCTACGGCAAGGAGTACGCGAGCCTCGACGACGTTCGCAACCGGATGGACTCGGTGAAGGACCTGAAAGCCGGCGTCGAGTGGCTGCAGGAACACCCCGACGCCGACGCCGACCGCATCGTCGCCTACGGCGGCTCCTACGGCGGCTTCATGGTGCTCTCGGCGATGACGGAGTACCCGGACCTCTGGGCGGCGGGCGTCGACGTGGTCGGCATCGCCAACTTCGTCACGTTCCTCGAGAACACCAGCGACTGGCGGCGCTCGCTCCGCGAGGCCGAGTACGGCAGCCTCGAGGACGACCGGGAGTTCCTCGAGGAGATATCGCCGTCGAACAACATCGAGCACATCGCGGCGCCGCTGTTCGTCCTCCACGGCGAGAACGACCCGCGCGTGCCCGTCAGCGAGGCCGAACAGATCGTCGAGGACGCCCGCGAGCAGGGCGTCCCCGTCCGGAAACTGATCTTCCCCGACGAGGGCCACGGCTTCTCCAAACTGGAGAACCGTATCGAGGCCTACTCCGCGGTCGTGGAGTTCCTCGACGAACACGTGTAG
- a CDS encoding pyridoxamine 5'-phosphate oxidase family protein, which translates to MSHDHPNEMTDEERIAFLGAGGTGVLSLNTQRGPPHSVPVSYGYDSSTGAFYFRLAVAPDSRKGDLAGRPATFVTYGQADDRWQSVVVQGELEDTTEGSIAIETLEGLRGVDLQYVDIFGEPLRTVEFEFYRLTPDTVGARRESYTEA; encoded by the coding sequence ATGAGCCACGACCACCCCAACGAGATGACCGACGAAGAGCGAATCGCGTTCCTCGGTGCGGGCGGAACGGGCGTCCTCTCACTGAACACCCAGCGCGGCCCACCCCACTCGGTACCGGTGTCCTACGGCTACGACAGCTCGACCGGGGCGTTCTACTTCCGGCTCGCGGTCGCTCCCGACAGCAGGAAGGGTGACCTCGCGGGCCGGCCGGCGACGTTCGTGACCTATGGACAGGCAGATGATCGCTGGCAGAGCGTCGTCGTTCAGGGGGAACTAGAGGACACGACCGAGGGGTCGATCGCGATCGAGACCCTCGAAGGACTCCGCGGCGTCGACCTCCAGTACGTCGACATCTTCGGCGAACCGCTCCGGACGGTCGAGTTCGAGTTCTACCGCCTCACGCCGGATACCGTCGGGGCGCGTCGCGAGTCGTACACGGAGGCGTAG
- a CDS encoding DUF4013 domain-containing protein — MLEDGLSYPISGDSAAGRIVIGGLLGFASVLVIPAFALLGYLVWVLGGAARGEEEPPAFEDWGDMIVDGLKATAVTIVYGIVPFALVFLSVFVIGAGGASGSDAGMSILGGIGLIGILVSILAMFILYYLIPAALTNMALEGEFGAAFDFGTIKQAVLSADYLVAWLIPFVLAAVMNVVVFFLAVTIVGLIVVPFIQFYVQVAAFYMFGAAFGKVVGVEGTNTGEFDGTVA, encoded by the coding sequence ATGCTCGAAGACGGACTTTCTTACCCCATTAGCGGGGACAGCGCGGCGGGTCGTATCGTGATCGGTGGACTGCTCGGGTTCGCCAGCGTACTGGTGATCCCCGCGTTCGCCCTGCTTGGCTACCTGGTCTGGGTGCTCGGCGGCGCCGCTCGCGGCGAAGAGGAGCCCCCAGCCTTCGAGGACTGGGGCGACATGATCGTCGACGGCCTCAAGGCGACGGCCGTGACGATCGTCTACGGGATCGTCCCGTTCGCGCTGGTGTTCCTCAGTGTCTTCGTCATCGGTGCCGGCGGCGCCTCCGGCAGCGACGCCGGGATGAGTATCCTCGGTGGAATCGGCCTGATCGGCATCCTCGTGAGCATCCTCGCGATGTTCATCCTCTACTACCTGATCCCGGCCGCGCTGACCAACATGGCCCTCGAGGGCGAGTTCGGGGCGGCCTTCGACTTCGGGACGATCAAGCAGGCGGTGCTCTCGGCCGACTACCTCGTCGCGTGGCTGATCCCGTTCGTGCTCGCGGCGGTGATGAACGTCGTCGTGTTCTTCCTCGCGGTGACCATCGTCGGCCTCATCGTGGTGCCGTTCATCCAGTTCTACGTGCAGGTCGCGGCGTTCTACATGTTCGGCGCGGCGTTCGGCAAGGTCGTCGGCGTCGAGGGGACGAACACCGGCGAGTTCGACGGCACCGTCGCCTGA
- a CDS encoding permease → MGALVDGVIESLRIGVGFLWTAAWAIVMGLTVTSLVQTFVSKERMADVLGEGDFEGLTKATVFGAVSSGCSFGAVAIAKGLFKKGAAVVNVLAFMFASTNLIVELGLMILLLLGWEFLVAELLGGLVLIAVMALLVHLTLPESHFEEVRERLNERDRAAGVDEDPTCGMEGSPEHTLTTDGGETLQFCSEGCLETYRQRTAGTGGWREELRSWGGWYKVANQFRKEWSMIWTDVIAGFLISGFVIVFVPQSVWNALFLGGDGLFATAENATMGVAIAVLSFVGSMGNVPFAVALWGGGISFAGVIAFVYADLITVPVLNVYRKYYGWKVMLYVLGVFFVTMAFTGFLMELLFDALGVVPDLAGGETASEQTYFEVDYTLALNLLAFGLVGFLAAVYRRGLGAPGQFRDPVCGMRVDDDGPSVTHDGDRYYFCSRSCKRAFEEQPGEYAHHDPEVGAGQEHDH, encoded by the coding sequence ATGGGCGCGCTCGTCGACGGCGTGATCGAGTCCCTACGGATCGGCGTCGGCTTCCTCTGGACAGCGGCGTGGGCGATCGTCATGGGGCTGACCGTGACCAGCCTCGTCCAGACGTTCGTCTCGAAAGAGCGGATGGCCGACGTGCTGGGGGAGGGTGACTTCGAGGGCCTCACGAAGGCGACGGTGTTCGGTGCGGTCAGCAGCGGCTGTAGCTTCGGCGCCGTCGCCATCGCGAAGGGGCTGTTCAAGAAGGGCGCGGCGGTCGTGAACGTGCTCGCGTTCATGTTCGCATCGACGAACCTGATCGTCGAACTCGGGCTGATGATCCTGCTCCTGTTGGGGTGGGAGTTCCTCGTCGCCGAACTGCTCGGCGGGCTGGTGCTGATCGCGGTGATGGCGCTGCTGGTCCACCTCACACTCCCCGAGAGCCACTTCGAGGAGGTCCGCGAACGCCTGAACGAGCGTGACCGCGCGGCGGGCGTCGACGAGGACCCCACCTGTGGGATGGAGGGGAGCCCGGAGCACACTCTCACCACCGACGGCGGCGAGACCCTGCAGTTCTGTTCGGAGGGCTGTCTGGAGACGTACAGACAGCGGACGGCGGGCACCGGCGGCTGGCGCGAGGAGCTTCGGTCGTGGGGCGGGTGGTACAAGGTCGCCAACCAGTTCCGAAAGGAGTGGTCGATGATCTGGACCGACGTGATCGCCGGCTTCCTCATCTCGGGGTTCGTGATCGTGTTCGTCCCCCAGTCGGTCTGGAACGCGCTGTTTCTCGGCGGCGACGGGCTGTTCGCCACGGCCGAGAACGCGACCATGGGCGTCGCTATCGCCGTCCTCAGCTTCGTGGGCAGCATGGGGAACGTCCCCTTCGCGGTCGCGCTCTGGGGCGGCGGGATCAGCTTCGCGGGGGTGATCGCGTTCGTCTACGCCGACCTCATCACGGTGCCCGTGTTGAACGTCTACCGGAAGTACTACGGCTGGAAGGTCATGCTGTACGTTCTCGGCGTGTTCTTCGTCACGATGGCGTTCACGGGGTTCCTGATGGAGTTGCTGTTCGACGCGCTCGGGGTCGTCCCGGACCTCGCCGGCGGTGAGACCGCGAGCGAGCAGACCTACTTCGAGGTGGACTACACCCTCGCCCTGAACCTGCTCGCGTTCGGCCTCGTCGGTTTCCTCGCGGCGGTCTACCGTCGCGGCCTCGGTGCGCCCGGACAGTTCCGCGATCCGGTCTGTGGCATGCGGGTCGACGACGACGGCCCCAGCGTGACCCACGACGGCGACCGCTACTACTTCTGTTCGCGGAGTTGCAAGCGCGCCTTCGAGGAACAACCGGGGGAGTACGCCCACCACGACCCCGAAGTCGGCGCCGGTCAGGAGCACGACCACTGA
- a CDS encoding SHOCT domain-containing protein, which translates to MSQNNDSRTVGVILLVALAVFFLLPLLFMGFGMMGTGMMGGTWGGHMWGDGQTSGWFPLAGIAMQLLFLLVVVGGGYLLYRGLTDDDGSDPAMEELRSAYARGELSDEEYEQRRDALTRDRRD; encoded by the coding sequence GTGTCTCAGAACAACGATAGCCGGACGGTGGGTGTGATCCTCCTGGTCGCCCTCGCGGTCTTCTTCCTGCTCCCCCTGTTGTTCATGGGGTTCGGGATGATGGGAACCGGGATGATGGGCGGCACCTGGGGCGGCCACATGTGGGGTGACGGCCAGACCAGCGGCTGGTTCCCCCTCGCAGGCATCGCCATGCAACTGCTGTTCCTGCTGGTCGTCGTCGGTGGCGGCTACCTCCTCTACCGGGGTCTCACCGACGACGACGGGAGTGACCCGGCGATGGAGGAACTCCGCTCGGCGTACGCTCGCGGGGAACTGAGCGATGAAGAGTACGAACAGCGCCGCGACGCGCTGACACGCGACCGACGCGACTGA
- a CDS encoding rubrerythrin-like domain-containing protein, with the protein MSPIGSRNGGGTGTKLYECVDCLQHHTSEDRLAVCPDCGGTVENLTKARAE; encoded by the coding sequence ATGTCTCCCATTGGTAGTCGGAACGGAGGTGGAACCGGAACGAAACTGTACGAATGTGTGGACTGTCTCCAGCACCACACAAGCGAAGACCGGCTCGCCGTCTGCCCGGACTGCGGCGGGACCGTCGAGAACCTGACGAAGGCACGGGCAGAGTGA
- a CDS encoding cobalamin B12-binding domain-containing protein: MSADSEQRTIRCLVAKVGLDGHDRGAHVIARAFRDAGFEVIYSGLHRAPEEIVQAAVQEDVDVLGISILSGAHNTLVPKVIEGLKEYDAFEDTLILVGGIIPDEDKETLLDLGVAEVFGPGTPMEETVEFVRENAPER, from the coding sequence ATGAGTGCAGACTCCGAGCAACGGACCATCCGCTGTCTCGTCGCCAAGGTGGGCCTGGACGGCCACGACCGCGGCGCACACGTGATCGCGCGGGCGTTCCGCGACGCCGGCTTCGAAGTGATCTACTCGGGGCTCCACCGCGCGCCCGAAGAGATCGTGCAGGCCGCCGTACAGGAGGACGTCGACGTGCTGGGCATCTCGATCCTCTCGGGCGCCCACAACACGCTCGTCCCCAAGGTTATCGAGGGGCTGAAGGAGTACGACGCGTTCGAGGACACCCTGATCCTCGTCGGCGGCATCATCCCCGACGAGGACAAGGAGACGCTGCTCGATCTGGGGGTCGCGGAGGTCTTCGGCCCCGGGACGCCGATGGAGGAGACCGTCGAGTTCGTCCGCGAGAACGCCCCCGAGCGATGA